A single Lolium perenne isolate Kyuss_39 chromosome 6, Kyuss_2.0, whole genome shotgun sequence DNA region contains:
- the LOC127310304 gene encoding uncharacterized protein encodes MAAALGRLVLPTISRRLASPQPIPSFAGTGKAAQGRQAEKCTSLRSYSSEAAAREARKERLMYEHARADLLLNLPIWAGAALFCYGFFYRDHNRKVEERTSRSSSDVEYVADWDQKKQ; translated from the exons ATGGCGGCGGCGTTGGGTCGTCTGGTGCTGCCGACGATCAGCCGGCGACTCGCTTCCCCACAGCCCATCCCCTCCTTCGCCGGCACCGGCAAGGCCGCCCAG GGTCGCCAGGCGGAGAAGTGTACGAGTCTACGATCATACAGCTCAGAGGCTGCCGCGCGCGAAGCACGCAAAGA GCGGCTGATGTACGAACATGCGCGGGCCGATTTACTCTTGAATCTCCCGATTTGGGCAGGCGCCGCGCTGTTCTGCTATGGGTTCTTCTACCGCGATCACAACCGTAAGGTCGAAGAAAGGACTAGTAGGTCATCATCCGATGTTGAGTACGTAGCAGACTGGGATCAGAAAAAGCAATGA